The Triticum dicoccoides isolate Atlit2015 ecotype Zavitan chromosome 6A, WEW_v2.0, whole genome shotgun sequence genome has a window encoding:
- the LOC119316936 gene encoding uncharacterized protein LOC119316936 isoform X3, which yields MLHISSLRRRQRQRRHRTDDPAARTTSLACGVVPFPLSCGSNSEAPWAVQDPGELGRTTAFSGVPLQRRRYYRQSRRRCMQGTWRQDNGLKLWAPAAGSTGGISRRRPASALLRVVIWCAEHTSGLQRQAHGWLRNTTLFRCLQMQQQQSRKNIDGKVSDIWQIVNRGHGRWLEPQRGPKINHQRAGREEVTR from the exons atgcttcacatctcgtcattgcgGCGGAGGCAGCGGCAGCGACGGCACCGGACGGACGACCCGGCGGCGAGGACTACCTCTCTCGCATGTGGAGTAGTTCCCTTTCCTCTCTCATGCGGTAGCAACTCGGAGGCGCCGTGGGCGGTGCAAGATCCGGGCGAGCTTGGCAGGACAACGGCGTTCTCCGGCGTCCCTCTCCAGCGTCGACGGTATTATCGCCA GAGCAGAAGAAGATGTATGCAAGGGACTTGGAGACAAGACAATG GTTTGAAGCTTTGGGCGCCTGCGGCCGGCTCGACAGGTGGCATCAGCAGGCGCCGGCCGGCCTCGGCACTACTGCGGGTGGTTATATGGTGCGCGGAGCACACCAGTGGGCTTCAACGTCAGG CACATGGATGGCTTCG GAACACGACGTTGTTTCGATGCCTCCAAATGCAGCAGCAACAGAGCCGGAAGAATATCGATGGCAAGGTGAGCGACATCTGGCAGATTGTGAACAGAGGCCACGGAAGGTGGCTGGAACCCCAACGTGGCCCCAAAATCAACCACCAACGGGCAGGCAGAGAGGAGGTGACTCGCTGA
- the LOC119316936 gene encoding uncharacterized protein LOC119316936 isoform X2: MLHISSLRRRQRQRRHRTDDPAARTTSLACGVVPFPLSCGSNSEAPWAVQDPGELGRTTAFSGVPLQRRRYYRQFEALGACGRLDRWHQQAPAGLGTTAGGYMVRGAHQWASTSGTWMASEHDVVSMPPNAAATEPEEYRWQGERHLADCEQRPRKVAGTPTWPQNQPPTGRQRGGDSLTAAGHGGVGNYSTL; this comes from the exons atgcttcacatctcgtcattgcgGCGGAGGCAGCGGCAGCGACGGCACCGGACGGACGACCCGGCGGCGAGGACTACCTCTCTCGCATGTGGAGTAGTTCCCTTTCCTCTCTCATGCGGTAGCAACTCGGAGGCGCCGTGGGCGGTGCAAGATCCGGGCGAGCTTGGCAGGACAACGGCGTTCTCCGGCGTCCCTCTCCAGCGTCGACGGTATTATCGCCA GTTTGAAGCTTTGGGCGCCTGCGGCCGGCTCGACAGGTGGCATCAGCAGGCGCCGGCCGGCCTCGGCACTACTGCGGGTGGTTATATGGTGCGCGGAGCACACCAGTGGGCTTCAACGTCAGG CACATGGATGGCTTCG GAACACGACGTTGTTTCGATGCCTCCAAATGCAGCAGCAACAGAGCCGGAAGAATATCGATGGCAAGGTGAGCGACATCTGGCAGATTGTGAACAGAGGCCACGGAAGGTGGCTGGAACCCCAACGTGGCCCCAAAATCAACCACCAACGGGCAGGCAGAGAGGAGGTGACTCGCTGACTGCAGCGGGGCATGGCGGAGTGGGCAACTATTCCACGCTCTAA
- the LOC119316936 gene encoding uncharacterized protein LOC119316936 isoform X4 encodes MLHISSLRRRQRQRRHRTDDPAARTTSLACGVVPFPLSCGSNSEAPWAVQDPGELGRTTAFSGVPLQRRRYYRQSRRRCMQGTWRQDNGLKLWAPAAGSTGGISRRRPASALLRVVIWCAEHTSGLQRQEIHVPTSNFDKEILPTNRCYGLTSQMNTFYFIQGYIQHACEHMDGFGGCHGLSILN; translated from the exons atgcttcacatctcgtcattgcgGCGGAGGCAGCGGCAGCGACGGCACCGGACGGACGACCCGGCGGCGAGGACTACCTCTCTCGCATGTGGAGTAGTTCCCTTTCCTCTCTCATGCGGTAGCAACTCGGAGGCGCCGTGGGCGGTGCAAGATCCGGGCGAGCTTGGCAGGACAACGGCGTTCTCCGGCGTCCCTCTCCAGCGTCGACGGTATTATCGCCA GAGCAGAAGAAGATGTATGCAAGGGACTTGGAGACAAGACAATG GTTTGAAGCTTTGGGCGCCTGCGGCCGGCTCGACAGGTGGCATCAGCAGGCGCCGGCCGGCCTCGGCACTACTGCGGGTGGTTATATGGTGCGCGGAGCACACCAGTGGGCTTCAACGTCAGG AAATTCATGTCCCAACATCAAATTTTGATAAGGAAATCCTGCCAACAAATCGATGTTATGGGCTTACTAGTCAGATGAATACTTTCTATTTTATTCAGGGATACATTCAGCATGCTTGTGAG CACATGGATGGCTTCGGTGGGTGCCATGGCCTTTCCATTCTGAATTGA
- the LOC119316936 gene encoding uncharacterized protein LOC119316936 isoform X5, producing MLHISSLRRRQRQRRHRTDDPAARTTSLACGVVPFPLSCGSNSEAPWAVQDPGELGRTTAFSGVPLQRRRYYRQFEALGACGRLDRWHQQAPAGLGTTAGGYMVRGAHQWASTSGNTTLFRCLQMQQQQSRKNIDGKVSDIWQIVNRGHGRWLEPQRGPKINHQRAGREEVTR from the exons atgcttcacatctcgtcattgcgGCGGAGGCAGCGGCAGCGACGGCACCGGACGGACGACCCGGCGGCGAGGACTACCTCTCTCGCATGTGGAGTAGTTCCCTTTCCTCTCTCATGCGGTAGCAACTCGGAGGCGCCGTGGGCGGTGCAAGATCCGGGCGAGCTTGGCAGGACAACGGCGTTCTCCGGCGTCCCTCTCCAGCGTCGACGGTATTATCGCCA GTTTGAAGCTTTGGGCGCCTGCGGCCGGCTCGACAGGTGGCATCAGCAGGCGCCGGCCGGCCTCGGCACTACTGCGGGTGGTTATATGGTGCGCGGAGCACACCAGTGGGCTTCAACGTCAGG GAACACGACGTTGTTTCGATGCCTCCAAATGCAGCAGCAACAGAGCCGGAAGAATATCGATGGCAAGGTGAGCGACATCTGGCAGATTGTGAACAGAGGCCACGGAAGGTGGCTGGAACCCCAACGTGGCCCCAAAATCAACCACCAACGGGCAGGCAGAGAGGAGGTGACTCGCTGA
- the LOC119316936 gene encoding uncharacterized protein LOC119316936 isoform X1 — protein sequence MLHISSLRRRQRQRRHRTDDPAARTTSLACGVVPFPLSCGSNSEAPWAVQDPGELGRTTAFSGVPLQRRRYYRQSRRRCMQGTWRQDNGLKLWAPAAGSTGGISRRRPASALLRVVIWCAEHTSGLQRQAHGWLRWVPWPFHSELKLVQKCQTLPWNTKDITYLHMEHDVVSMPPNAAATEPEEYRWQGERHLADCEQRPRKVAGTPTWPQNQPPTGRQRGGDSLTAAGHGGVGNYSTL from the exons atgcttcacatctcgtcattgcgGCGGAGGCAGCGGCAGCGACGGCACCGGACGGACGACCCGGCGGCGAGGACTACCTCTCTCGCATGTGGAGTAGTTCCCTTTCCTCTCTCATGCGGTAGCAACTCGGAGGCGCCGTGGGCGGTGCAAGATCCGGGCGAGCTTGGCAGGACAACGGCGTTCTCCGGCGTCCCTCTCCAGCGTCGACGGTATTATCGCCA GAGCAGAAGAAGATGTATGCAAGGGACTTGGAGACAAGACAATG GTTTGAAGCTTTGGGCGCCTGCGGCCGGCTCGACAGGTGGCATCAGCAGGCGCCGGCCGGCCTCGGCACTACTGCGGGTGGTTATATGGTGCGCGGAGCACACCAGTGGGCTTCAACGTCAGG CACATGGATGGCTTCGGTGGGTGCCATGGCCTTTCCATTCTGAATTGAAGTTGGTCCAAAAATGTCAAACTCTGCCATGGAACACAAAAGATATAACTTACCTTCATATG GAACACGACGTTGTTTCGATGCCTCCAAATGCAGCAGCAACAGAGCCGGAAGAATATCGATGGCAAGGTGAGCGACATCTGGCAGATTGTGAACAGAGGCCACGGAAGGTGGCTGGAACCCCAACGTGGCCCCAAAATCAACCACCAACGGGCAGGCAGAGAGGAGGTGACTCGCTGACTGCAGCGGGGCATGGCGGAGTGGGCAACTATTCCACGCTCTAA